In Clostridium sp. DL-VIII, the following proteins share a genomic window:
- a CDS encoding flavodoxin, giving the protein MKTLVTYFSWSGNTTKIAQDIAKRTNGDLYRIERITPYSKDYNTCAYVEAKDEYDNHKRPAIKTPLPNINEYDAVIVAFPIWWYTSPMTVSTFFESFQDWKGKKVYIFANSYSDIPSQFTNSLNDAKRSANNANIIPGLYNKDIKNLQSWLKKNEF; this is encoded by the coding sequence ATGAAAACTTTAGTTACATACTTTTCCTGGAGCGGAAATACAACAAAAATTGCACAGGATATCGCAAAAAGAACAAATGGAGATCTTTATAGAATTGAAAGAATAACACCATACAGCAAAGACTATAACACTTGTGCTTATGTAGAAGCAAAGGACGAATATGATAATCACAAACGCCCTGCAATTAAAACACCACTTCCCAATATTAATGAATATGATGCAGTGATTGTTGCTTTTCCAATCTGGTGGTACACTTCACCAATGACAGTATCTACTTTCTTTGAGTCTTTTCAAGATTGGAAAGGTAAGAAAGTATATATCTTTGCAAATTCATACAGTGACATCCCAAGTCAGTTTACTAACTCTTTGAATGATGCTAAGAGAAGTGCAAACAATGCAAATATTATCCCTGGACTTTACAACAAAGACATTAAAAATCTCCAATCTTGGTTAAAAAAGAACGAATTCTAA
- a CDS encoding alpha/beta hydrolase — MKIIKIYEKSKLVDIINAPEFEEFGQFLFPTGYRNPYSGQTLDEIGHLLPWHSYINTENSIEILDYMQEKVNEGKQIFYDIYTEEEKQKNSSKRDTGLFFFRGKKDAPFAVVNAGGGFVYVGSIHESFPHAMYLSKKGYNAFALQYRTTGAQAACEDLAAAISFIFRNKEMLGVSTECYSLWGGSAGARMAAYLGTYGPAGFGGDRILGPKTIVMQYTGHSEYSRNDPPTYVCVGTNDYIASWQVMQRRLKDMSDCGIDTEFHKYKGMPHGFGLGIGTVAEGWIDDAISFWERQMKDTKR; from the coding sequence GTGAAAATCATAAAGATATATGAAAAATCAAAACTTGTAGATATAATAAATGCACCGGAATTTGAAGAATTTGGACAATTTCTCTTCCCGACAGGATACCGGAATCCATATTCGGGGCAGACATTAGATGAAATTGGGCATCTTCTTCCGTGGCACAGTTATATCAATACAGAAAATTCTATAGAAATCCTTGATTATATGCAGGAAAAGGTTAATGAGGGAAAACAGATTTTTTATGATATTTATACTGAAGAAGAAAAGCAAAAGAATTCGAGTAAAAGAGATACCGGTCTGTTTTTCTTCAGAGGAAAAAAGGATGCACCTTTTGCTGTGGTCAATGCAGGTGGTGGATTTGTATATGTAGGATCCATCCATGAAAGCTTTCCGCATGCCATGTATCTAAGCAAGAAAGGATATAACGCATTTGCACTGCAGTACCGGACAACTGGGGCACAGGCTGCATGTGAGGATTTGGCAGCTGCTATATCTTTTATTTTTCGTAATAAGGAAATGCTTGGTGTCAGCACAGAATGCTATTCACTTTGGGGAGGATCTGCAGGTGCCAGAATGGCAGCATATTTAGGAACTTATGGACCGGCTGGATTCGGTGGGGATAGAATTCTTGGACCGAAAACTATAGTGATGCAGTATACAGGACATAGTGAATATTCCAGAAATGATCCGCCAACTTATGTATGTGTTGGAACCAACGATTACATTGCAAGCTGGCAAGTGATGCAGAGAAGACTAAAGGATATGTCTGACTGTGGAATTGATACAGAGTTTCACAAATATAAGGGAATGCCTCATGGATTTGGGTTAGGCATTGGAACTGTGGCAGAAGGATGGATTGATGATGCTATTTCTTTTTGGGAGAGGCAGATGAAAGATACTAAGAGGTGA
- a CDS encoding alpha/beta hydrolase-fold protein, translating to MSLRERLERKQQSMTTPIPYSYYQHAKHQGKIVKLEYDTYDYSRRKQSIRKYAYVYLPYGYDIDNSDKKYDIFYIMHGWTMTAEDFFSFGNPRMKNLLDHMIEDEMIKPTIVVTPTFDPYNQPNDFSKSVRELKVFHKELVNELIPAVESTVRTFARTTDESGLKKSREHRAFGGFSLGAVTTWFTFVHNLDYFKYYLPMSGDCWILQVYGGMYQPKETAQYLRNLVHNSEYNDKDFYIYGAIGTRDVILRQMDPQMHEMMKLTDTFNEGNVCYQLKSGGVHNLEAVMEYVYNGLPHFFC from the coding sequence ATGAGTTTAAGAGAAAGATTAGAAAGAAAACAACAGAGTATGACAACACCGATTCCCTACAGCTATTATCAGCATGCAAAGCACCAAGGGAAAATTGTAAAGTTAGAATATGATACGTATGACTATTCAAGAAGAAAACAGTCAATCCGCAAATATGCTTACGTCTATCTGCCATATGGATATGATATAGATAACAGCGATAAGAAATATGACATTTTTTATATTATGCATGGATGGACCATGACTGCAGAGGATTTCTTTAGTTTTGGAAATCCACGTATGAAAAACCTGCTTGATCATATGATCGAGGATGAAATGATCAAGCCGACTATCGTGGTAACACCTACTTTTGACCCGTATAATCAGCCCAATGATTTTTCTAAATCTGTAAGAGAATTGAAAGTCTTTCACAAGGAACTGGTGAATGAACTGATTCCTGCAGTAGAAAGTACTGTACGTACATTTGCCCGAACAACAGATGAATCTGGACTGAAAAAATCAAGGGAACATAGAGCCTTTGGCGGCTTTTCTCTTGGAGCTGTAACCACTTGGTTTACATTTGTTCATAATTTGGATTATTTTAAATATTACCTACCAATGAGTGGTGATTGCTGGATTTTACAGGTCTATGGAGGTATGTATCAGCCGAAGGAAACTGCACAGTATTTAAGAAACTTAGTGCATAATTCCGAATACAACGATAAGGATTTCTATATTTATGGCGCAATTGGAACTCGCGATGTTATCTTAAGGCAGATGGATCCACAAATGCATGAGATGATGAAGCTGACAGATACCTTTAATGAAGGCAACGTATGCTACCAGTTAAAGTCTGGTGGAGTACATAATCTTGAAGCCGTTATGGAGTATGTATATAATGGCTTGCCGCATTTCTTCTGTTAA
- a CDS encoding TetR family transcriptional regulator: MTEFIRARSIEQKQRRMSEIIKTTNRLFHDHTYHDITLTTIAEALGWSRGNLYKYVTTKEEIFLELYLEKQNNYFSDIESAFSDKYDLTDEEFTNLWTSILDKHHDYLRYYGILATIIETNVTIDRLAEFKKTVLSGFNPIIQILTKHCHCISSDRATTLYWTLLFHACGLNNGCDVSPLVEEAMKLAGLPEFKNDFSQNFRNFMLMCLSHYRHNH, encoded by the coding sequence GAGCCCGCAGCATAGAGCAAAAACAACGGCGCATGAGCGAAATCATAAAAACGACTAATCGACTTTTTCATGATCATACTTATCACGATATTACATTAACCACCATAGCAGAAGCATTAGGGTGGTCTCGCGGTAATTTATATAAATATGTAACAACAAAGGAAGAAATATTCTTGGAATTATATCTAGAAAAGCAGAATAACTATTTTTCCGACATAGAATCTGCTTTCTCAGACAAATATGATTTAACTGATGAAGAGTTTACCAATTTATGGACCAGTATTCTGGATAAACATCATGACTATTTACGATATTACGGAATCCTTGCTACCATTATTGAAACCAATGTTACTATAGATCGATTAGCTGAATTTAAGAAAACTGTTCTCTCTGGTTTTAATCCTATCATACAAATTTTAACTAAGCATTGTCATTGTATATCAAGTGATAGAGCTACTACTCTTTATTGGACTTTACTATTTCACGCATGTGGATTAAATAACGGTTGTGATGTCAGTCCACTTGTTGAAGAAGCAATGAAACTTGCTGGTTTACCAGAATTTAAAAATGACTTCTCTCAAAATTTTCGTAATTTTATGCTTATGTGCTTGAGTCACTATAGACATAATCACTAA